From one Plectropomus leopardus isolate mb chromosome 8, YSFRI_Pleo_2.0, whole genome shotgun sequence genomic stretch:
- the LOC121947017 gene encoding CDK5 and ABL1 enzyme substrate 2-like isoform X1: MTTFQTRMATAVCGLQSTGSNSKPAKTHREHRRKAKDSRRRQAALLFLSNISLDGRPHCQNSDENVDQKAAEEQRLGDRDGGSTVVPQPADGQEPVLQVTEPTTAGSGSSSSFPGVLSPIGPSLVMSPGPAGAAVVGANEVFLEGGSAAETLTPDTPLSPVPTGHQACSRVRSTPAALSPVPAGSSLDSRQRLRNVSGSPGPKVPKKVHFIKSMRQYDTRGCRIVLICAKRSLYAAFSVLPYGESAHLSDPKLEAQRQRLSSVVAADLLPSLEGMEFGDYGKTVSYAQFLYPTNALVRQKSGAPETGTTQTPLSRFRGNGQRSFTPARLNNSVTQDPCIEEVVEYDPNLLSDPQWPCGRHKRVLIFASYVTTVVEYVKPSDLKKDMNETFKEKFPHIKLTLSKIRSLKREMRAMSEDCSLQPVTIAMAFVYFEKLVLQGRLNKQNRKLVAATCVLLAAKISSDLRKPDVSQLIDKLEERFRINRRELIPLEFPVLVALEMGLYLPESKVMPHYRRLVQQG, from the exons ATGACCACATTTCAAACTAGAATGGCGACCGCTGTCTGCGGTCTGCAGTCCACCGGCAGCAACAGTAAACCGGCCAAAACACACCGAGAGCACCGGAGGAAAGCGAAGGACTCCAGGAGGAGACAGGCGGCTTTGTTGTTCCTCAGTAATATCTCACTCGACGGACGGCCCCATTGTCAAAACAGCGATGAAAACGTCGACCAAAAAGCCGCCGAGGAGCAGCGACTCGGGGACAGAGACGGCGGCTCTACTGTGGTCCCCCAGCCGGCGGACGGCCAAGAACCGGTCCTCCAGGTGACAGAGCCCACCACGGCCGGCAGCGGCTCATCCTCCAGTTTCCCCGGGGTACTCAGTCCCATCGGACCTTCTTTGGTAATGTCTCCGGGACCTGCCGGGGCAGCTGTTGTGGGAGCAAACGAGGTATTTTTGGAGGGTGGCAGTGCGGCCGAAACGCTAACCCCGGACACCCCTCTGTCTCCTGTGCCCACCGGGCACCAAGCCTGCTCCCGTGTCAGGTCTACGCCCGCCGCCCTGAGCCCGGTCCCGGCCGGCAGCTCACTGGATTCACGGCAGAG GTTGAGGAATGTCTCTGGTTCTCCTGGACCCAAAGTGCCAAAGAAAGTCCACTTCATCAAGAGTATGAGGCAGTATGATACCAGGGGATGTAG GATCGTGCTGATTTGTGCCAAGCGGTCGCTATACGCTGCTTTCTCAGTGCTGCCCTATGGAGAGAGTGCTCACCTCAG CGATCCTAAGCTGGAGGCTCAGAGACAAAGGCTGTCCTCTGTAGTGGCTGCTGACCTGCTTCCTTCCTTGGAGGGGATGGAGTTTGGAGACTATGGCAAG ACGGTGTCATACGCTCAGTTCCTTTATCCGACCAATGCCTTGGTGAGACAGAAGAGCGGTGCACCAGAAACCGGCACGACTCAGACCCCTCTGTCACGTTTCCGTGGCAACGGGCAGAGGAGCTTCACCCCAGCTCGTCTGAACAACAGTGTGACACAGGACCCAT gcatagaggaggtggtggagtaCGATCCTAACCTGCTCAGTGACCCTCAGTGGCCCTGTGGAAGACACAAGAGGGTTCTGATATTTGCATCATATGTG ACGACTGTTGTTGAGTATGTGAAACCATCTGACCTAAAGAAGGACATGAATGAGACTTTCAAAGAGAAGTTTCCTCACATCAAGCTGACTCTCAGCAAGATAAGAAG CCTAAAGAGGGAGATGCGCGCCATGAGCGAGGACTGCAGCCTACAGCCCGTCACTATAGCGATGgcttttgtttactttgagAAACTGGTGCTGCAGGGTCGCCTCAACAAGCAGAACAGGAAGCTGGTGGCGGCGACGTGCGTGCTGCTGGCTGCAAAGATCAGCAGCGATCTGCGGAAGCCAGATGTCAGCCAACTCATTGAC
- the LOC121947017 gene encoding CDK5 and ABL1 enzyme substrate 2-like isoform X2, whose protein sequence is MTTFQTRMATAVCGLQSTGSNSKPAKTHREHRRKAKDSRRRQAALLFLSNISLDGRPHCQNSDENVDQKAAEEQRLGDRDGGSTVVPQPADGQEPVLQVTEPTTAGSGSSSSFPGVLSPIGPSLVMSPGPAGAAVVGANEVFLEGGSAAETLTPDTPLSPVPTGHQACSRVRSTPAALSPVPAGSSLDSRQRLRNVSGSPGPKVPKKVHFIKSMRQYDTRGCRIVLICAKRSLYAAFSVLPYGESAHLSDPKLEAQRQRLSSVVAADLLPSLEGMEFGDYGKTVSYAQFLYPTNALVRQKSGAPETGTTQTPLSRFRGNGQRSFTPARLNNSVTQDPCIEEVVEYDPNLLSDPQWPCGRHKRVLIFASYVTTVVEYVKPSDLKKDMNETFKEKFPHIKLTLSKIRSLKREMRAMSEDCSLQPVTIAMAFVYFEKLVLQGRLNKQNRKLVAATCVLLAAKISSDLRKPDVSQLIDTSASHQASPA, encoded by the exons ATGACCACATTTCAAACTAGAATGGCGACCGCTGTCTGCGGTCTGCAGTCCACCGGCAGCAACAGTAAACCGGCCAAAACACACCGAGAGCACCGGAGGAAAGCGAAGGACTCCAGGAGGAGACAGGCGGCTTTGTTGTTCCTCAGTAATATCTCACTCGACGGACGGCCCCATTGTCAAAACAGCGATGAAAACGTCGACCAAAAAGCCGCCGAGGAGCAGCGACTCGGGGACAGAGACGGCGGCTCTACTGTGGTCCCCCAGCCGGCGGACGGCCAAGAACCGGTCCTCCAGGTGACAGAGCCCACCACGGCCGGCAGCGGCTCATCCTCCAGTTTCCCCGGGGTACTCAGTCCCATCGGACCTTCTTTGGTAATGTCTCCGGGACCTGCCGGGGCAGCTGTTGTGGGAGCAAACGAGGTATTTTTGGAGGGTGGCAGTGCGGCCGAAACGCTAACCCCGGACACCCCTCTGTCTCCTGTGCCCACCGGGCACCAAGCCTGCTCCCGTGTCAGGTCTACGCCCGCCGCCCTGAGCCCGGTCCCGGCCGGCAGCTCACTGGATTCACGGCAGAG GTTGAGGAATGTCTCTGGTTCTCCTGGACCCAAAGTGCCAAAGAAAGTCCACTTCATCAAGAGTATGAGGCAGTATGATACCAGGGGATGTAG GATCGTGCTGATTTGTGCCAAGCGGTCGCTATACGCTGCTTTCTCAGTGCTGCCCTATGGAGAGAGTGCTCACCTCAG CGATCCTAAGCTGGAGGCTCAGAGACAAAGGCTGTCCTCTGTAGTGGCTGCTGACCTGCTTCCTTCCTTGGAGGGGATGGAGTTTGGAGACTATGGCAAG ACGGTGTCATACGCTCAGTTCCTTTATCCGACCAATGCCTTGGTGAGACAGAAGAGCGGTGCACCAGAAACCGGCACGACTCAGACCCCTCTGTCACGTTTCCGTGGCAACGGGCAGAGGAGCTTCACCCCAGCTCGTCTGAACAACAGTGTGACACAGGACCCAT gcatagaggaggtggtggagtaCGATCCTAACCTGCTCAGTGACCCTCAGTGGCCCTGTGGAAGACACAAGAGGGTTCTGATATTTGCATCATATGTG ACGACTGTTGTTGAGTATGTGAAACCATCTGACCTAAAGAAGGACATGAATGAGACTTTCAAAGAGAAGTTTCCTCACATCAAGCTGACTCTCAGCAAGATAAGAAG CCTAAAGAGGGAGATGCGCGCCATGAGCGAGGACTGCAGCCTACAGCCCGTCACTATAGCGATGgcttttgtttactttgagAAACTGGTGCTGCAGGGTCGCCTCAACAAGCAGAACAGGAAGCTGGTGGCGGCGACGTGCGTGCTGCTGGCTGCAAAGATCAGCAGCGATCTGCGGAAGCCAGATGTCAGCCAACTCATTGAC ACCTCTGCTTCACACCAAGCTTCTCCTGCCTGA